The Alphaproteobacteria bacterium SS10 genome includes a region encoding these proteins:
- a CDS encoding AMP-binding protein translates to MTFFDLRIRNAADLLLRGFSDDADIALLEVDGKHQRQISIGEIDQQSAAIAGWLRAQDIGSGDAVLILQPLSLQLYISLLAVIRIGAIAVFADPHNLRSTVRAACQELKPLAVIGTSTTLRRQSKNPHLRKVPAKLRTNGWGLRGTSWRRALQSEVAATETLSLEEPAIVSFVPGPTGQPVGVVRTHGQILEQHGAMSAVLAPLKTSIVATDVPSVGLSNLALGIPTVMLRRQDAASLAALAQVSVVQQPKPSLDTPFEGTLDRHKRDRYISRMVVSPGLAGQLVESADDAVFGLDDLIVTGPIYPDIAQKLDQQLEGGSLRIVYGHPEVEPIAELAYADTIAADRLATSVGRGVLVGKPIPEVQVAILPDDYGMPMGPFSQAEFRAYQLEVGEVGEVLVTGDHMVTNYVNGRAESETKVFVDGRIWHRTGDAGTLDPQGRLWLLGRCLARMEDELGTTYPLAVEAAARCQLGLRKLACVDHDGRSLLVIESAASLELDSLQEVIGMTGISGIVVVDRLPMERHQDAKVDYRRLMQMLSTRSDLVRMDFDDAGS, encoded by the coding sequence GTGACCTTCTTTGACTTGCGGATCCGAAATGCTGCGGACCTGCTGCTGCGCGGGTTTAGTGACGATGCCGACATCGCCCTTTTGGAAGTAGATGGTAAGCATCAGCGCCAGATCAGCATCGGTGAAATCGATCAGCAATCCGCCGCTATTGCCGGATGGTTGCGCGCCCAGGACATTGGTTCTGGTGATGCGGTTCTGATCCTTCAGCCGCTCTCTCTTCAGCTCTACATTTCGCTACTTGCGGTGATCCGGATTGGCGCGATTGCCGTCTTTGCCGACCCCCACAATCTACGCAGTACGGTGCGTGCCGCTTGCCAAGAGTTAAAGCCGCTTGCGGTTATTGGAACATCGACCACACTTCGCCGTCAGTCAAAGAACCCGCATTTGCGCAAGGTTCCGGCGAAGCTTCGAACCAATGGCTGGGGCCTTCGGGGTACCAGTTGGCGTCGCGCACTTCAGTCGGAGGTGGCGGCTACTGAGACTTTATCCCTGGAAGAGCCAGCGATTGTTTCCTTCGTGCCAGGTCCGACGGGGCAGCCTGTCGGCGTGGTTCGCACCCACGGCCAGATACTGGAGCAGCATGGCGCCATGTCTGCCGTTCTGGCGCCGCTTAAGACCTCTATTGTTGCGACAGATGTGCCCTCAGTTGGATTGAGTAATCTGGCGCTTGGCATTCCCACCGTGATGCTTCGCCGGCAAGATGCGGCCAGCCTCGCAGCCTTGGCCCAAGTAAGTGTCGTACAGCAGCCCAAGCCGTCGCTCGACACACCGTTCGAGGGCACCTTGGATCGCCACAAACGTGATCGTTACATCTCTCGAATGGTCGTTTCCCCGGGTCTTGCGGGGCAGCTGGTTGAGAGTGCCGATGACGCCGTGTTTGGTCTCGATGATCTAATTGTTACCGGCCCGATTTATCCGGATATTGCCCAGAAGCTGGATCAACAGCTGGAGGGCGGCAGCCTTCGTATTGTCTACGGGCATCCAGAGGTAGAGCCGATTGCTGAGCTGGCCTATGCCGATACGATAGCGGCGGACCGATTGGCCACCTCCGTCGGTCGCGGTGTTCTGGTGGGTAAGCCGATCCCAGAGGTTCAGGTCGCCATCTTGCCGGATGATTACGGCATGCCCATGGGGCCGTTTTCACAAGCAGAGTTCCGCGCTTATCAGCTTGAGGTCGGTGAGGTCGGTGAGGTCCTGGTCACCGGTGATCACATGGTGACCAACTATGTAAATGGCCGGGCTGAGAGTGAGACCAAAGTCTTTGTTGATGGTCGTATCTGGCACCGTACTGGCGATGCTGGCACCCTTGATCCTCAAGGCCGCCTATGGCTGCTTGGCCGTTGTCTGGCCAGGATGGAAGATGAGCTCGGCACAACCTATCCGCTGGCGGTTGAGGCGGCGGCCCGATGCCAGCTTGGCCTCCGTAAGCTTGCCTGCGTCGATCATGACGGTCGCAGCCTTCTGGTGATTGAGAGTGCGGCGTCGCTTGAGCTGGATAGCTTGCAGGAAGTGATTGGTATGACCGGTATCTCCGGCATCGTCGTGGTGGACCGTTTACCGATGGAACGGCATCAGGACGCCAAGGTCGATTACCGCCGGTTGATGCAGATGCTCTCAACCCGCAGTGACCTTGTTCGCATGGATTTTGATGATGCGGGTTCGTAA